GGCAGACCTGGACGGGGACGTGCTGTTCCTCCCGGCGAATCCACCGGCTGACTGGCAACATTCCTGGCACTTGTATGTCATAAGACTGAACCTCGATCGTGTAACGCTGGACCGGCCGGCTTTCCGGCAGGCCTTGCGCGACCGTAACATCGCCACAGGTCTGCACTACCGCAGCCTGCACGTCGAGCCGCTCTACCAGCGCGAGCTCGGATGCAAGACCGAGGACTACCCCAACGCAGCCTGGGCTTCCGACCGCGTTGTGAGTCTGCCGCTGTTCGCTGACATGACCGACGAAGATGCCGTGTATGTCGCCAACGCAGTTCGTGAGGTGCTCGATGGGAACCGCCGCTGACCGGCCTGCAATCACGCTCCTGGTGCCGGTCTACAACGAAGAGGACGCGCTCCCCAGCTTCTTTGAGGCCCTGGAGGCTGCTGCGTCCGGGCTACCCAAGCCGCTGGAGTACGTCTTCGTCAACGACGGCAGCATGGACCGATCCTTGTCCATGCTCCACGAGTTCCGCAGCGCGCAGGCAACCGTCAAGGTGGTCGAGCTGACCGGAAACTTCGGCCAGCACGCCGCGATCATGGCAGGCTTCCAGGAGGCACAGGGGGAGATCGTCGTCACCCTGGATGCCGACTTGCAGAACCCGCCTTCCGAGATACACAAGCTCGTCGACAAGGTCCGCGAGGGCTACGACGTGGTGGCCGGCTGGCGTGTGAACCGCCAGGATCCACTGACGCGACGTACTGCCTCCTGGATGATGAACAAGGTCGTGGGCACCACCACCGGGCATCACCTGCACGACTACGGCTGCATGCTCCGAGCCTACTCGCGGCAGGTCGTGGACTGCGTCAACCAGTGCCCGGAGCGGCACCTGTACGTTCCGGTACTGGCCAACTCCTTCGCACGTAGGGTCACCGAAGTCGGCGTCGAGCACTCTGAGCGCGAGATGGGGCAGACCAAGTACTCCTGGGGCAAGCTGTGGCGACTGAACTTCGACCTGGTCACCGGCATCAGCACTCTGCCGCTGCACTGGGTGAGCTTCGGGGGCCTGGTGATCTCCCTGTTCGGCCTGACCTTCGGCATCTTCCTTCTGGTCCGCCGCTTCATAGTGGGCGCCGAGGTCGAGGGCGTGTTCACCCTCTTCGGGCTGCTGTTCTTCCTGGTCGGCGTTCAGATCTTCGCCATAGGGCTGATCGGCGAGTATCTCACCAGGATCTACGATCAGGTCCGTGGTCGGCCGCGCTATCTGGTGCGAGAGGTCACGACTTCTGATCCCCAGACGTCCTAGTGGGGCTGGGCGTCTGTCGCACTCCCTTTGGGTTCACAGCCTGGCAGTACCTGCACATGGAGCGTGCCACTCGTGAGGATCGCCTGCCTGACCTACCAGCTCATCGGCCATGCCGCACTCAGCTACCTGCTGGAAGAGACGGAGGACGAGGTCGTCGGCGTCTTCACCCACGAGGATAGCCCGGGGGAGGAGATCTGGTGGCCGTCGGTGGCCGAGTTGGCTGCCGGTCACGGGGTCGAGGTGCTCACTCCCGAGAACCTCAATGCACCCGAGTGGGTAGAGCGTCTGCGGCAGATGAAGCCGGACATCATCGTGAGCGCCTGGTACCGCAACCTGGTGAAGCAGCCGATTCTGGACATCCCGCCCCTCGGGGCGTACAACCTGCACGGTTCGCTGTTGCCGCTCTACCGGGGACGCGCCCCTGTGAACTGGGTTTTGGTCAACGGTGAGCAGGAGACTGGGATGACCCTGCACCAGATGACGGTGCGGGCCGATGCCGGCGACATCGTGGGGCAGGCAGTAGTCCCGGTTGAGCTGGATGACACCGCGGCGACGCTTTACGAGCGCCTGGCAGCAACCGGCAAGGACGTTCTGCGAGCCGCCTGGCCCCTGCTCCGAGAGGGGAAGGCGCCACGGCGGGTGCAGGACGTGGCGAAGGCGACCTACGTGGGCCGTCGCACGCCCGCCGACGGAGAGTTCGCTTGGGACTGGCCGGCACGGCAGATCCACAATCTGGTCCGAGCAGTAACGCACCCGTACCCGGGCGCCTTTGTAGAGGGGCCCAGGGGTCGCGTGTTTGTCTGGCAGTCGCATCCGGTGCCGGGTCTGCTGTTTCCGAACCCGCCGGCTCCCGGGTCGGTCTGTCGTTGGTCACCCGCGGGTCTGGAGGTCGCAACCAGCGAGGGTAACCTGCTGGTCACCCGCCTCCAGAGGCAGGGGGAGGAAGAGCTGGACGCAGAGGCGTACGTACAGCGGTACGGCGTCGAGGTCGGAGACATTATCTAGGCTACGACACGAGCAGCATCGGAGGAGAACCAATGAAAGTTCTGGTTACGGGCGGTGCGGGGTTCTTGGGTTCGCATCTTTGCGACAAGTTCCTGGCCAGGGGCGATCAGGTCATCTGCATGGACCTCGGCTCCATCCACAAGGTCCAGCACAACTTCAGCAACCCGCGCTTCACTTACGTTCATGACACGATCCTCAACGAGCCGATGGTCGATTCCCTGGTGGCGCAGGCCGACGTCGTCTACCACATGGCTGCAGTTGTGGGCGTCGAGCACTACGTCGCCGACCCCTACAATGTGCTGAACGTCAATGTGAACGGCACCCAGGTCATCCTCCGCTCGGCCTACAAACATGGCAAGAAGCTCGTCTTCACCAGCACCAGCGAAGTCTATGGCCGAAACCCCAAGGTGCCCTGGTCCGAGGACGACGACCGTGTTCTGGGCTCGACCCGCATCGACCGCTGGTGCTACTCGACCTCCAAGGCGGTCGGCGAGCACTTCTGCTTCGCCTACCACAAGATGGGGCTGCCCGTCGTCGTGGTCCGCTACTTCAACGTCTATGGCCCGCGTCTGGACGCTCTCGACCGCGGCCGCGTAGTGACGATCTTCCTGGGACAGGCCCTGCGGAATCGTCCTGTGACCGTCGTCGGCGACGGGCTCCAGACGCGCTGCTTCACTTACATCGATGACGCCATGCATGCCACCCTTGAGGCCGGGCTTCGCGACGAAGCAGTCGGCGAGATCATCAACATCGGTTCCGACGTTGAGTGGAACATGAAGACGCTGGCCGAGATGGTCGTCCGCCTGTCCGGCTCACAGTCGGAAATCGTGTACGTTCCGCAGGAGCAGATCTACGGCAAGAGCTATGAGGACGTGCCCCGGCGCATCCCCGACGTCCGCAAGATGCGGGAGATGCTGGGCATCACCGCCGAGACGCCCCTCGAGGAGGGCCTGAAGGCCACCGTCAAGTACTTCAAGGATCAGCTTGCCTCCGGTGGCGAGTAGCGCTCCGGCCTGAACCTGGCCCACAACCGAACGGAATCCACCATGAGCCTCTCCGCAAAGACCGTCTGCTTGAAGGTGGATGTGGACACCCTCGAGGGCTACCTCGAGGGTGTCCCGCGTCTACTGGACATCATGGAGCGCGTCGGAGTGCCGGCGACCTACTGTGTTGCCATGGGTCCCGATCGCTCCGGCCTCGCCGTGCGTCGCGTGCTGATTCGCCGCGGGTTCCTCGGCAAGATGCTCCGCACCCGTGGAGCCATCAAGTACGGCATGAAGACCATGCTGTACGGTACGCTCCTACCCGCTCCCCGGATTGCAGCCCACAAACCTGAGCTGCTGCAGCGGATTGCCGACGCCGGCCATGAGGTCATCCCGCATGGCTGGGACCATATCAACTGGCATGACTTCCTGCTCAAGTGGCGGCCGGAGAAGGTCCAGGAGCAGCTTGCCCTGGCCTGCGAGGAGTGGGAGCGCTACCTACCGGGCAAGTGCGAGGCTTTCGCTTCTCCCGGTTGGCAAGCGAATGAGACCAGTGTGCTTGCGCAGGAGGCACGAGGCCTGCGATACGCTGCCGATACGCGCGGTGCGACGCCCTTCTTCCCGTTGGTCGAAGGGCGTCGCGCGAAGGTACTGCAGATCCCCACCACACTGCCGACCCTGGACGAGCTGATTGGGCTACCCGAGGTTCCCCTCGACGAGGAGGGCATGCTGAAGCATGTTCAGGGCCTGTTCGCGACTCCTCCGGCCCTGAGTGGCGAGGCCGGCCTTCGCGCAGAGGAGTGGTCCGGGCTGCACATCTTCACCCTCCACACCGAGGTTGAGGGACGGACCTGGGCCACGTGGTTTGAGCGGTTGCTGCGCTCTCTGCAGGAGGACGGCTGCGAGTTTGTGACTCTCGGTGCCCTGGCCGACCGCATGTGTCAGTCGGGAGCAGCTCGCACGGCGTCCCTTCATCAGGGAACGCTCCCCGGCCGGGGTGGGACTGTGTCCTGCCAGGCAATGGGGGAGTAGACAGCGGGCAGTTCGGGGCTAGTGTGGCGCGCACCGCCGGTGCGTGCCTTGATACGTGCAGGGACCAGGTGCTATAATGCCAGCCTAAAATCCAAAGTCAAAGGGCGGCGTAACAATGTCCGGACATTCGAAATGGGCCAACCGCGTCCACCGAAAGACGCGGCAGGATGCCAAGCGCAGCAATCTATTCAGCAAGTTGTCCCGGGAGATCATCGTAGCGGCGAAGGAAGGCGGAGGAAGCCCGGACACCAACATCCGACTGCGCTATGCAATCGATGCGGCCCGTGCCGAGTCCATGCCAAATGACAACATTGACAACGCCATCAAGCGAGGGATGGGTGAACTCGAGGGCGTTGTCTACGAGCCCGTAACCTACGAGTGCCATGGCCCGGCAGGCGTCGCGATCATGATCACCTGCCTCACCGACAACCGGCAGCGCACCGTCGCCGAGTTGCGCAACCTTCTCAGGAAGCGCGACGGCGCCCTGGGCGAGCCGGGCTCTGTGGCCTGGGCTTTCGAGACGAAGGGCGCCATCATCGTGCGCCGCGACGTCACCGATGAGGACACGCTCTTCATGGCCGCCGCCGACGCCGGCGCTGAGGATGTTCTGACCGATGACCCCGAGGTGTTCGAGGTCCGCACGCCGCCGAACGTCTTCGCGCAGGTTCTGGACGCCGTCAAGGAAGCGGGCATCGAGTACCAGCGCGCTGAGCTGACCATGATCCCCACCTCCACGACGCCGGTTCCCGACGAGCAGGCGCCCAAGCTGTTCGCACTCCTTGAGGAGATTGAAGACCACGACGACGTGCAGAAGGTCTTCGCGAACTTCGAGGTCTCCGACGAGGTCATGGAGAAACTGGCAGCGGAGTAGGTCTTCTGCCTGCAGGACCGGCACAGGAACGGGATCCCTCGGGGGAGGCCCGTTCTTTTGTGATGGGACCTAGTGAGGCGCCCTGTCCCCGAGGCAGAGCGCATCGAGCAAGGAGTTAGCAATGGTT
This DNA window, taken from Armatimonadia bacterium, encodes the following:
- a CDS encoding glycosyltransferase, whose protein sequence is MGTAADRPAITLLVPVYNEEDALPSFFEALEAAASGLPKPLEYVFVNDGSMDRSLSMLHEFRSAQATVKVVELTGNFGQHAAIMAGFQEAQGEIVVTLDADLQNPPSEIHKLVDKVREGYDVVAGWRVNRQDPLTRRTASWMMNKVVGTTTGHHLHDYGCMLRAYSRQVVDCVNQCPERHLYVPVLANSFARRVTEVGVEHSEREMGQTKYSWGKLWRLNFDLVTGISTLPLHWVSFGGLVISLFGLTFGIFLLVRRFIVGAEVEGVFTLFGLLFFLVGVQIFAIGLIGEYLTRIYDQVRGRPRYLVREVTTSDPQTS
- a CDS encoding YebC/PmpR family DNA-binding transcriptional regulator; translated protein: MSGHSKWANRVHRKTRQDAKRSNLFSKLSREIIVAAKEGGGSPDTNIRLRYAIDAARAESMPNDNIDNAIKRGMGELEGVVYEPVTYECHGPAGVAIMITCLTDNRQRTVAELRNLLRKRDGALGEPGSVAWAFETKGAIIVRRDVTDEDTLFMAAADAGAEDVLTDDPEVFEVRTPPNVFAQVLDAVKEAGIEYQRAELTMIPTSTTPVPDEQAPKLFALLEEIEDHDDVQKVFANFEVSDEVMEKLAAE
- a CDS encoding formyltransferase family protein — encoded protein: MRIACLTYQLIGHAALSYLLEETEDEVVGVFTHEDSPGEEIWWPSVAELAAGHGVEVLTPENLNAPEWVERLRQMKPDIIVSAWYRNLVKQPILDIPPLGAYNLHGSLLPLYRGRAPVNWVLVNGEQETGMTLHQMTVRADAGDIVGQAVVPVELDDTAATLYERLAATGKDVLRAAWPLLREGKAPRRVQDVAKATYVGRRTPADGEFAWDWPARQIHNLVRAVTHPYPGAFVEGPRGRVFVWQSHPVPGLLFPNPPAPGSVCRWSPAGLEVATSEGNLLVTRLQRQGEEELDAEAYVQRYGVEVGDII
- a CDS encoding NAD-dependent epimerase/dehydratase family protein, with translation MKVLVTGGAGFLGSHLCDKFLARGDQVICMDLGSIHKVQHNFSNPRFTYVHDTILNEPMVDSLVAQADVVYHMAAVVGVEHYVADPYNVLNVNVNGTQVILRSAYKHGKKLVFTSTSEVYGRNPKVPWSEDDDRVLGSTRIDRWCYSTSKAVGEHFCFAYHKMGLPVVVVRYFNVYGPRLDALDRGRVVTIFLGQALRNRPVTVVGDGLQTRCFTYIDDAMHATLEAGLRDEAVGEIINIGSDVEWNMKTLAEMVVRLSGSQSEIVYVPQEQIYGKSYEDVPRRIPDVRKMREMLGITAETPLEEGLKATVKYFKDQLASGGE
- a CDS encoding polysaccharide deacetylase family protein, which codes for MSLSAKTVCLKVDVDTLEGYLEGVPRLLDIMERVGVPATYCVAMGPDRSGLAVRRVLIRRGFLGKMLRTRGAIKYGMKTMLYGTLLPAPRIAAHKPELLQRIADAGHEVIPHGWDHINWHDFLLKWRPEKVQEQLALACEEWERYLPGKCEAFASPGWQANETSVLAQEARGLRYAADTRGATPFFPLVEGRRAKVLQIPTTLPTLDELIGLPEVPLDEEGMLKHVQGLFATPPALSGEAGLRAEEWSGLHIFTLHTEVEGRTWATWFERLLRSLQEDGCEFVTLGALADRMCQSGAARTASLHQGTLPGRGGTVSCQAMGE